A region of the Zhihengliuella halotolerans genome:
TGCATCACGACGGCGGCGCGCAGCTGCGGAAGCGCGGCGCTCTCGGCCTCCGTGCCGGCCACCACGATCTTCACGCCGAGCGCTGACAGCGCACCGGCCCATTCCCCGACCGTGCCCGGGGCGGGGTCGAGTTGGCCGGCGAGCCGCGCGGGCTCGGCGTCGGCCGCGGAGCCCGCGTGGCTCGGGCCGGGCACGATCCCGTGTCCGCTGGCCTTGCCGCGGGCCTCGATCACGGCCCACCGGCGCGCGGCCTCACGGGCGCGCAGCTTCTCGGGCAGCAGCCGCAGCGTCTGCTCCTGGCGCGCGTCGAAGATCCCGATCCACTCGTCGATGGGCGCGCAGACGTCGACGCCTAGCTCCGATTCCGCCGGCCCCGTCGCGACGAGCAGCCACCCGCTCTCCCCCGGGGCGCCACCCGGGACGTCGCCGCGCGAGTAACTCAGGCTGAGCGCAAGCTTCTCACCATCGACGGCGGCCTCGGGCCGGCCGTGTGCCGCGCTGCCGCACTTCGGGCACTGCCCGGAAAGGACGACCCGGCCGGGGTCACGCATGACCTCGCGGACGCCCAGGTGCGCGGCCACGGCGAAACGCACGCCGAGCCGGCCGGCGAGAAAACGACGGCGGGGAACGCCGTCGTCGTACGCCGCAGCGCGCTCGCGTTCGGCGGGCGTGAGCCACGCCTCGGGCAGCTGCCCGGCGAACGAGTACGGGACGGCGATGAGCGTGACGGGCGGGTGCGGCACGTGCCTCCTCGGGGTCAATCGGGGTCCTCCCCCGCTTCACCGGTTGTTCACGGTGCACCCCTAGTCTTGCACTCATGCGAGAAGATCAGCTGCTCATCGACCCGGCGCTGCACGGCTACACCGTCCTCGACGACGACGATGACGACCCCGTCCTGCTCCGCGCGGACGGCTCTCCCGTCGAGACGTGGCGCGAGGACTACCCCTACGACGCGCGGCTGGAGAGGCAGACGTACGAGACCGAGAAGCGCGCCCTGCAGATCGAACTGCTGAAACTCCAGAAGTGGATCAAGGCGACGGGGCGGCGACTCGTGATCGTTTTCGAGGGGCGGGATGCCGCCGGCAAGGGCGGAACCATCAAGCGCTTCGCCGAGCACCTGAACCCGCGCGGCGCGCACGTCGTGGCGCTCGAGAAGCCGACCGAGCGCGAGTCCACGCAGTGGTACTTCCAGCGCTACGTCCAGCACTTCCCGGCGGCCGGGGACATCGTGATGTTCGACCGCTCCTGGTACAACCGGGCCGGCGTCGAGCGCGTCATGGGTTTCTGCACGGAGGCCGAGCACGACCGTTTCGTCGCCCACGCCCCGGCCTTCGAGAAGCTGCTCGTCGACGACGGGATCGATCTGGTGAAGTTCTGGTTCTCCGTCTCGCGCGCGGAGCAGCTCACCCGGTTCACGATCCGCCAGATCGATCCCGTGCGGCAGTGGAAGCTCTCCCCCATGGATTTGGCATCGCTGGACAAGTGGGACGCCTACACGCGGGCCAAGGAGGAGATGTTCCAGCAGACGGACACGGCGTGGGCGCCCTGGACCGTGGTGCGATCGAACGACAAGAAGCGGGCGCGGCTGAACGCGATGCGCTACGTGCTCAGCCTCTTCGACTACGCGGGCAAAGACCGGGAACTGGTCGGGTTTCCGGACCCGCTCATCGTCGGCCCGGCGGCCGCCGTCGTCGGCGAGGGCCAGGAGTTCTGAGCCGCTAGGCGGTGTCGGAGATGTCGGCCAGTCTCGCGCCGAAGAGCCGCACGACGTCGTCGGCGGCGACCGTCAGGCCCGCGCCGTGCGCTCCGGCGCCGAGCGAGATCGTGCGCCCGGCGATGTTCGCGTCGGCGACGACCTCGAGCGGGCGCACGGTGCCGAACGGGGTAATCGTGCCGCGCTCGTAACCGGTCACGCGCTGCGCTTCGGCCGCGTCCGGCATCGAGAGCCGGTTGGTGCCGAGCTCCGCCCGCAGCTTGGGCCAGGAGAACCTGCGGTCGCCGCCGACGAGCACGAGCAGATGCTCGTCGGCGGCGCGGCGCACGACGAGGGTCTTGATCAGGTCGCGGGGTTCGACACCGCGGGCCGCGGCGGCCTCCTCCAGACTGCCCACGCGGCCGTGCCGGGTGGTCGTGAAGTCGATGCCGGCCGCGCGGGCGGCGGCGACGGCGGGGGTCTCGAGTTCGCTCATGTTCCCAGGTTAGCGTCCGGCGCCGTCCGCGCCGGCGGCGCGCGCGACGTGCTGGTGCGCGAGCCGGCGCATAGCCGCGATGACCGGTTCGTAGATCGCCGTGCCGAGCACGGAATACTCGATGGCGGCGCCGCGATCGCCCGTGGGGACGGCTGCGACGTCGAACTCCGCGATGGCTCGCACGTGCCGCGCATAGACGCGGGCGCGTTCGTCGCTGATGCCGAGCCCGACCGATTCCGCGGCTTCCAACGCGTCCTCGAGCTGCGCCATGGCCGTGGAGTCCGGGTCGATGTTCGCCCCGATCTCGCGGGCGACGCCTGCGGCCCGCGGATAGGGGCCGGACCCGGCCGGGTCGACGGTCGGCGGCAGCGCGGCGATCGCGCGTCCCAGCGAGGCGACGAGGTCGCCCTCCGGCGCGTCGATCAAGGCGACGATGGTGCGCACACTGGCCAGCGGCAGCCCTGCCGTGTCCCGCAGTGCGCGCACGAGCGCGAGGCGCCGCACGTGGTCCTCGCCGTAGTCCGACAGCTTGGCGCCGACCGGCCGGCCGGACGGCAGCAGGCCCTCCCGCAGGTAGTACTTCACCGTCGCCAACGGCACCCCCGTCGTTTCAACAAGTTCCGAGATCCTCATCCGCACCCCTTGCCGTGGATACCAACACTATCTATTGTGGATAGCAGAGCTATCCACAATACTCCCGATCGTCCCCGCACGGAAGGCAACACGATGGAACCCGCAACCCTCACGCTGGCCGGCATCCTGATGCTGGCCCTGATCACCGTCGAGGCCGGCGGCGCGTTCCTGATCCGCGTCACGACTGGCGGTCACCCGACCAACGGCCTCCAGAAGAGCTGGTACCGCGCCGGCCACGCCCATGCCGCCGTCCTGCTCGTCCTCGCCCTGGCCGTCCTGCCCTACACCGACAGCGCCGACCTGCCGTCCTGGGCCCTCTGGCTGGCCCGATCGGGGATACCCACCGCGGCGATTCTCATGCCCGCCGGCTTCTTCCTCGGCGTCCTGGGCCGGGACCCGGCCAAACCCAACCGCGCATCCCTCCTGATCCCCGTGGGCGCGGTCATCCTCACGGCGGGACTGCTCGCGGCGGGCATCGGTTCGATCGCCGCCGGCCGGGGCTGACCCGCGGCGTTAAAACGCCGGGGGCGGCGAGCTCGTGCTCGCCGCCCCCGGGTGGCGCGTGACGTCGTCCTACGACGACGACGTCTCGCCTAGCGCTGCACGGCCCCGTGCCGCTCGGCGGCCAGGGCCACCGCGGCGGCGCGCGACTCGGAGGCCTCGTCCGCCGTCAGGGTGCGGTCGGCGGCGCGGAAGCGCAGGCCGAAGGCCAGCGACTTCTTTCCCTCCTCGATGCCGGCGCCCGAGTAGACGTCGAACAGCGCGACCTCCTCGAGCAGCTCGCCGGCGCCCTCCCGCAGGGTCTCGAGCACGTCCGAGGCGACGGTGCCGCCGTCGACGACGAGCGCGACGTCCTGGGTCGAGACCGGGAACGTCGAGATCGGCTTGGAGACGACCACGTCCGCCGCAGCGGCCATGATCTCCTCGAGGTTCAACTCGAAGGCGGCGGCCCGCTCGGGCAGGTCCTGCTCGGCGAGCAGCTTCGGGTGCAGCTCGCCGGCGTAGCCGACGACCTCACCCGATCGCAGCGACAGGACCGCGGTGCGGCCCGGATGGAAGGCCTGGTGCGCCCCCTGGGCAACCTCGAGGTCGACGCCGAGCAGGTCACCCACGGAGCGCGCCACGTCCAGCGCGTCGGACCACTCCCACG
Encoded here:
- a CDS encoding 4'-phosphopantetheinyl transferase family protein, producing the protein MPHPPVTLIAVPYSFAGQLPEAWLTPAERERAAAYDDGVPRRRFLAGRLGVRFAVAAHLGVREVMRDPGRVVLSGQCPKCGSAAHGRPEAAVDGEKLALSLSYSRGDVPGGAPGESGWLLVATGPAESELGVDVCAPIDEWIGIFDARQEQTLRLLPEKLRAREAARRWAVIEARGKASGHGIVPGPSHAGSAADAEPARLAGQLDPAPGTVGEWAGALSALGVKIVVAGTEAESAALPQLRAAVVMQAPTRG
- the ppk2 gene encoding polyphosphate kinase 2, encoding MREDQLLIDPALHGYTVLDDDDDDPVLLRADGSPVETWREDYPYDARLERQTYETEKRALQIELLKLQKWIKATGRRLVIVFEGRDAAGKGGTIKRFAEHLNPRGAHVVALEKPTERESTQWYFQRYVQHFPAAGDIVMFDRSWYNRAGVERVMGFCTEAEHDRFVAHAPAFEKLLVDDGIDLVKFWFSVSRAEQLTRFTIRQIDPVRQWKLSPMDLASLDKWDAYTRAKEEMFQQTDTAWAPWTVVRSNDKKRARLNAMRYVLSLFDYAGKDRELVGFPDPLIVGPAAAVVGEGQEF
- a CDS encoding aminoacyl-tRNA deacylase, giving the protein MSELETPAVAAARAAGIDFTTTRHGRVGSLEEAAAARGVEPRDLIKTLVVRRAADEHLLVLVGGDRRFSWPKLRAELGTNRLSMPDAAEAQRVTGYERGTITPFGTVRPLEVVADANIAGRTISLGAGAHGAGLTVAADDVVRLFGARLADISDTA
- a CDS encoding MerR family transcriptional regulator — protein: MRISELVETTGVPLATVKYYLREGLLPSGRPVGAKLSDYGEDHVRRLALVRALRDTAGLPLASVRTIVALIDAPEGDLVASLGRAIAALPPTVDPAGSGPYPRAAGVAREIGANIDPDSTAMAQLEDALEAAESVGLGISDERARVYARHVRAIAEFDVAAVPTGDRGAAIEYSVLGTAIYEPVIAAMRRLAHQHVARAAGADGAGR